One Ferrimicrobium acidiphilum DSM 19497 genomic region harbors:
- a CDS encoding transposase, with protein sequence MNSKHRAYFRKVSSLKTSQNGKPRPAPDLILWGCVFHTTFLEEVRKDLWREMRKLPSPTFARKFAGARWALLKNPGTLTKRQGLALLAVKQRGGALWRAYEMKESLRAIFAGDLEIDEVNEMLDHWCKRASRSRLSSFIRLSKTIRTHRDGILASIRLGVSNGRVEGLNTKVRSIIARSYGFHSAKATLALVMLACGPIDLKLPYERASLST encoded by the coding sequence GTGAATTCAAAACACAGAGCATACTTTCGAAAGGTCAGCTCCCTTAAGACAAGCCAAAACGGAAAACCACGACCTGCGCCGGACCTGATCCTCTGGGGATGCGTATTTCACACCACCTTCCTAGAGGAGGTACGCAAGGATCTCTGGCGGGAGATGAGAAAGCTTCCCTCTCCTACCTTTGCCCGTAAGTTCGCCGGGGCACGGTGGGCACTGTTGAAGAATCCAGGAACCCTAACCAAGCGTCAAGGACTAGCCCTCTTAGCTGTCAAACAACGAGGGGGAGCTCTATGGCGAGCTTATGAGATGAAGGAGTCCCTACGGGCGATCTTTGCTGGAGACCTCGAAATCGACGAGGTGAATGAGATGCTCGATCACTGGTGCAAGCGAGCCTCACGCTCACGACTATCGAGTTTCATCCGACTCTCAAAGACCATCCGAACTCATCGAGACGGGATACTTGCCTCCATCAGACTTGGGGTATCCAATGGGAGGGTCGAGGGACTCAACACCAAAGTTCGCTCCATCATTGCCCGCTCGTATGGGTTTCACTCCGCCAAGGCTACCCTCGCACTGGTGATGCTAGCTTGTGGACCGATTGACTTGAAGTTACCCTATGAAAGGGCGAGTTTATCCACATGA